In Aliivibrio fischeri, the sequence TTATCTAATAAAGTAATACCGAACTGGTTAAAATCAGTAAGTGTACAACGTGTTATTATTCAAAGCCCGGGAAGGTTGCATCATCGATTAATTGTTAAGTTTGATACGAAAAAACCTATATCAAGTCTTTCATTTATTAAATGGCCACAAGAAGAGCAGCTCACTAACCCGTCAATTAAAACGACACCGACACAAGATGAAAGAATCACGCAATACACTTATGCCAGTGAGTCTTTGAATAATCGAATTCAAAATGGACTGTATAAGCTGATAATTATTGCGGATGATAAAGAAAAAACACAATGGGAATCATGGGTTGTTTTAACGACACCAAAAACAGAAATGCAAGTGGCGTGGCAAGGCAAAGATAAATGGAAAACGACACAAACAGGTTTACTTAAATCGAATTGTCCATTACCTGAAATGGCTGTTGGTATTTATGACCATCAAGATAATGAGTATATAAAGTTATGGGAACAGACCTACGAAGAGAAGTTTCCTAAATCATTACCTTCGACAAATGTGTTACCAGGCAGCTATATTTTAAGTGTGTCGTTTAATCATAAAAGGTTTCAAGGACCGATTTCCATCCAAGAAATTCAGGCAATAACCAAAGTAATGAATTTTGGTTCAGATGAAAATACAGAGAGTAAATAATGTTAGATTTACCAACATTAACCCATGAAGAACAGCAACAAGCAGTAGAGAAAATCCAAGAACTGATGCGCCAAGGCGTTGGTAGTGGAGAGGCCATTAAAATTATTTCAGACCAAATTAGAGCTGAAATTGCAGAAAAAGAGAAAAAAAACTCTAATTAATTACTATTTTAAAGCCGAGCTAATCCCTCGGCTTTTTCTTTATGTATTAATATTAAAACCAAATTTCAAAAAGACATCATTAGTATCAATATTTTGATTTATTTCATTAAAGTTAACTTTTTCTATGTCGATAAGTAGGGAAGTGATTTTTTTAATGGGTTAATCAAATGAAACAGTGGATAAAAATTGGCTTACTTTCGTGTGCGACGGTAGCTTCTTCTCAAGTATCAGCAACAAATTTCAGCGTTGATGGTCGAATTGATGCTATGGGTGGCGCTGGTACTGCAGCCGCTGACTATCTTACTGGTGTTTTTTATAATCCAGCTTTAGTTGCAATATATAGCCGTAAAGATGATGCGGGTCTTTTGTTACCAAGTGCCGGTCTACAAGTCATGGATCAAGGCGGTATGGTTGATGATGTTGACCAAGTACAGAAAGGTTTTAGTAAACTCGCTAATAGCGATCCTTCAGGTGCTGCTGATATTGAAAATGGTCTAAGAAATTTAAATGGTGATGCTCTGAGCTTTAGTATGGGAGCTGGGATGGCTGTAGCTATTCCTAACCGTTATTTATCAATGGCATTTTATGGCAAAACTTCAGTTGAGGGCATTACGTTACCTGATGTTGATGCGCTTGGTTTACCGGCAGATCCAACTAAACCACTTCAACTTGCAGATACTACTGCGGTAGGTACTGTTGCTTTAGGCTTAGCAGAAGCTGGTGTTGCCTTTGCGGGTTACACAAATTTCCTAGGACAAAATATCACTATTGGTGTAACACCAAAAATTCAAAGTTACTTAACGTATACCTATGTAGAAGCTGTAAACAATTTTGACTTTAAAGACTTTGATAAAAATAAAACAACAGATAACTCATTTAATGTAGATGTTGGTGCAGTATGGTTTTACGGTCCTTGGCGTTTTGCAGCAGCAGGTAAAAACCTGATTAAAAATGAAATTGAAACCAAAGAAATCACTGTTAATTTTGCTGATAGTCAAAATCATGGTCGTAGTTACGGTAGCAAAACATATAAATATAACTATGAACTTACCCCGACTTACACTGCGGGCGTAGCATTCATGACTAACTACTTTATTGTTACTGCAGATTTAGACTTAAATGAGCAAGAGCGTTTTGTTGGTTT encodes:
- a CDS encoding DUF2861 family protein, with protein sequence MDWFNEQSALYTAHKQFLEGHARKGFATSIEVLQNSANENITNNIDKLLSSAISVNCGRDLSNKVIPNWLKSVSVQRVIIQSPGRLHHRLIVKFDTKKPISSLSFIKWPQEEQLTNPSIKTTPTQDERITQYTYASESLNNRIQNGLYKLIIIADDKEKTQWESWVVLTTPKTEMQVAWQGKDKWKTTQTGLLKSNCPLPEMAVGIYDHQDNEYIKLWEQTYEEKFPKSLPSTNVLPGSYILSVSFNHKRFQGPISIQEIQAITKVMNFGSDENTESK
- a CDS encoding conjugal transfer protein TraF, whose translation is MKQWIKIGLLSCATVASSQVSATNFSVDGRIDAMGGAGTAAADYLTGVFYNPALVAIYSRKDDAGLLLPSAGLQVMDQGGMVDDVDQVQKGFSKLANSDPSGAADIENGLRNLNGDALSFSMGAGMAVAIPNRYLSMAFYGKTSVEGITLPDVDALGLPADPTKPLQLADTTAVGTVALGLAEAGVAFAGYTNFLGQNITIGVTPKIQSYLTYTYVEAVNNFDFKDFDKNKTTDNSFNVDVGAVWFYGPWRFAAAGKNLIKNEIETKEITVNFADSQNHGRSYGSKTYKYNYELTPTYTAGVAFMTNYFIVTADLDLNEQERFVGLDDNVQMFRAGAEIDLLYQIQLRGGFKKDLAGTYDDAFTAGIGFSPLNMFHFDLAAIYSVDSTYGVSVNMAYEY
- a CDS encoding YoaH family protein, whose amino-acid sequence is MMLDLPTLTHEEQQQAVEKIQELMRQGVGSGEAIKIISDQIRAEIAEKEKKNSN